In Rattus rattus isolate New Zealand chromosome 9, Rrattus_CSIRO_v1, whole genome shotgun sequence, a genomic segment contains:
- the LOC116909160 gene encoding olfactory receptor 1468-like, with the protein MIKNNQTVISQFLLLGLPILPEHQLLFYSLFLAMYLITILGNFIIIIIILLDSHLHTPMYLFLSNLSFSDLCFSSVTMPKLLQNMQSQDMSISYAGCLTQMYFFMFFASLENFLLMVMAYDRYVAICFPLHYTIIMSPILCVCLVLLSLVLNMLNSMLHTLLVVKLSFCEDNIIPHFFCDISALLKLACSDIYINELMIFIMGGIIIVTPFLLIVVSYVQIVCSILNVSSTRAIHKIFTTCGSHLSMVSLFYGTIIGLYLCPSANNSAVKETAMAMMYTVVTPMLNPFIYSLRNRDMKEALIRVLCKKKISL; encoded by the coding sequence ATGATAAAGAACAACCAAACTGTcatctcccagttcctcctcctggGCCTGCCCATCCTCCCAGAGCACCAGCTCCTCTTCTATTCCCTGTTTCTGGCCATGTACCTCATCACCATCCTGGGgaatttcatcatcatcatcatcattcttctagactctcacctccacacacccatgtacttgtTTCTCAGCAACTtgtccttctctgacctctgcttttcctctgtcaCAATGCCCAAGTTGCTGCAGAACATGCAAAGTCAGGACATGTCAATTTCCTATGCTGGCTGTCTGACACAAATgtactttttcatgttttttgcAAGCCtggaaaattttcttcttatggtcatggcctatgaccgctatgtggccatatGTTTCCCACTTCATTATACCATCATCATGAGTcccattctctgtgtgtgtttggtgctGCTGTCCTTGGTACTTAACATGCTGAATTCCATGTTGCACACTCTACTTGTTGTTAAATTGTCATTCTGTGAGGACAATATAATCCCCCACTTTTTCTGTGACATATCTGCATTGCTCAAGTTGGCCTGCTCTGACATTTATATTAATGAACTAATGATATTTATCATGGGAGGGATAATTATTGTCACCCCATTCTTACTCATTGTAGTTTCCTATGTACAAATTGTCTGCTCCATTCTAAATGTTTCATCTACTCGGGCCATCCACAAGATCTTCACCACCTGTGGCTCCCACCTCTCTATGGTCTCACTATTCTATGGGACAATTATTGGTCTCTACTTATGTCCATCAGCTAACAACTCTGCTGTGAAGGAGACTGCCATGGCTATGATGTACACAGTGGTGACCCCCATGCTGAAtcccttcatctacagcctgaggaacagagaCATGAAAGAGGCACTGATAAGAGTCCTTTGTAAGAAGAAAATCTCTTTATAA